Part of the Cuculus canorus isolate bCucCan1 chromosome 25, bCucCan1.pri, whole genome shotgun sequence genome is shown below.
CCTTGGGCACCTGAATTACATACATAAAGCGAGGCTTTGTATAATCCCTGTAGGTTATCTATTCATATAATTGATTGCTTTCTTGATCTAAGATTTCTCTGAAACTGTATCATTTCATACCAGGCTACTTAGTTCTGTAACATTTCAACAGGCAGCCATCAAAGATGAAGAGGTTGGTGTGACGTACCTTTTTCAAGCTCTGTTGTAGCTGTTTCCACTTCAAAATGTCTGTtcaaattacaaatgaaaaaatgtaaatatatggTACCTGATGTATTGAAGATAAGTCCCTGTATGTCTCCTGTACGTTTAATCATGAGTTTTCCCTATTAAAACTTGGTAAGCATAAGCTATAGATGAAATTGCTCCGCAGCCTCCTTTCTGCAATGTTGGAACTTCAGCtcatgcagaaaggccaatcTGATTTCTAAGCCAGAACAGCTGAGCAGGCAGAATCCAGACTTGCTTTATGCTTGCCTTGCTTTATGCTTTTCCATAGGTTTTTGCTCTTTTCACTACAGACTATGGGATATGGGACTATCTGAACGTTTAGTATCAGCTTACTCGCACCTCTTCACATTTTTAAGTAGCTTGGCGACCCGTGACACAGGTAGTCTAGAACATAACCCAGGTCAGGCTGCAAAGCTTGCCATGGACTGCAGGAGCAGTCAGCACGCTCTTGCTCAGActtctccagcccccccaaaccagtgGCAGATTTTACACTTCGCCTGCTGTGAACATAGGCGGTAGTTGCAATGCTGTTTGCCGTCATACGAGAGTCAGCTGACAAGCAAAGTGCGTGTATTTCCTCACCCACTGTCCTCTCCTTCCAGGAGACGGCGGTATGTGGCGATCTCCATTTCCAAGCGAGTCTTGATATCCAACAATATACTGTACTTGCTGTTTTGACCTTCCATGTCAGCTCGGAGTTGCGCCAGTTGAGCCTCTAAATTGGCAACCGATTCCTGTATTTGGGCTAGCTGATAACTGTAACGAGCTTCCGTTTCAGCCAGAGTGGCTTCTAGAGACTGTCTCTACAGTCAATGGAAAGAGCGGAGATGTGTTATTCAAGAGGATAATGTTTTTGTGTTAAAGTAATGTTTTGATTGAAAAGCCTCTCAGTTTCTACTTTTATCCATGTAACTATCTACTAAACACAGTCCTTATTTCAAGTACTCTTTATTACTTACCGTGTTAAAGTAGGTCTGTAACTCCATCTCCAGGCTTTGGTAGAAGTGTCTCCGCTCGGTGACCTCCTTCTTCTGGACTTGCAGCTCTTCAGTGTGGATCGCTACTTCCTGGTTCAGTTGCTCTGTCTGAAATGCCAACATGAAAAGGCTGTAAACTGCAGTGAGGCATGACTAGGGTTCTGCTGATGTTTAAATAATTGACCTTACCTGCTTTTCAAATTCTTCTCTGGCTTCTTGACGATACTTTTCTGCCATTTCTTCGTATTGCCGCCTCATGTTTTCCATAATAGTTGCAAGATCAATACTCGGAGCAGCATCCACCTCTACATTAACGGAGCCACTCACCTCTTTGCGGAGTCTGCCAATGTCCTACAGCAATGAGGGCTGTGTTAGCATTTGTTACAGGGAACTTTCAGTCCTGAATATTGTAAGCAAATTCAAAATCTACAGAAATAGAAGTGATTCTGAAACAGCACTTCAAGGCAAGATAACTTAATCACCTTGTAAATACTTTTTAGTGCACTTCATGTTAGAACATTTTGCTCATTTTGTCACAATAAATGGTATATCATAGATAAATATGTTATAAAAAGAAGAATTCCTCAGTGCCAGATCTGAGGAATGAGTGTAGAAGTCATAGTCCCCCATTTGTATACTTTTGTGTGGTGGTACCTCCTAAACCATGAATTATTCTTAAGGAAAACCTTTACTCTGTAGTTTCTGGAGCTGTTCAGCCTTTGATGCCTCATAGCTTGGGTGCCAGTCAGTGCCACACAGTTACACACCTCTAGACATCATCCAAATTCTTCATGGCTACACAGCCTTTTGAAGTGGTTGGCTAGGCTGGCTATTTTTCCAGGTCAGATTTGTCTAGCACAGTTATTAAAGAGCATATTTTCTGCAGTGTGACAAGGAATTAGCACCTTTGAAGGTGCCAGTGTGCCCCTAAGTGAGGAAAGCTTAGGCATATGCCGTAACTGAGAATTTGTTAGCATTTAACAGTAATTTTGAATTTAGGATTTCAGTTTGTGTCTTTActtggaaagaggaaataagCAATGTTTGTTTAACATTCTTATCTTTGTAGGTGTTTGAGACTAGAAATGTAACGGTAAGGCTGAGATTTCCTTTGAGTTTAGACTCCCAAGCGATACCCAGTACGCGTTTCTGACTTTCAGGTGTCTCTGCATGAGCCAGAGCGCCTGTTGTGACCGGCAGAGACCAGAGAGGATCCCAGCTGAGCACCCAGTGGGTGTTTGCTCTGCAGTGAGCTGAATTGCTCTTTAGGCTATGTCTGTTTGATCAGCTGTCGCTCAGTTGATTATAATAGAACCATGGGCACATACAGGTATGTGCATAGACACCTAAATTTGGATGTGCTAACCTGGAGCTGAATCCCCCTGGAAGAGGAATATTCTTTTAGATTAACCATGAAGATTTCATTATTCCTAGCTGGGCTGGGTTTATGTatgacacttaaaaaaaaatcgcCCCATGACAGTGTTCTGCTGCTCTCACCTCCTCATGGttcttcttcagaaaagctAGTTCTTCATTCACACTTTCAATCTGTGACTCCAAATCAGCTTTGGTCAAAGTCAAATCATCACGAACTCGGATCAATCCAACAATGTCACTCTCAACGCTTTGCTTGAGCAGGTGCTCATTCTCGTACCTGTAAAACAAGGCTGGTGTTGTCATCATGAACACTCGATGTTCATGTTAGAATGGGTAACCACTACAGATGGAGGTGTAATATTTCGCTTTTTATTAAACTTGacattagaaaatgttttctgctctaCTTTGATACTAATAACTATTGCAGAAGCTGTCATGGATAAGAGGATCATGAAAGAGAATTTATGAAATGATCGTGGAACTTACTTCAGTCGAAAATCATCAGCAGCCAGTTTGGCGTTGTCAATCTGCAGGACAAACCTTGCGTTTTCCAACTGTGCAGCAGTAATCTAAAAAGGAATGGTTGCAAAGAGATGCACATAAATGACCACTCGATCCCCTTCTGTGAATTAATACTACATGTGGCCCATTGCATTAGGATTTTCCAAAAGTCAAATGATCCTGTCGTAAAATAGGTATATGAAATAGTTGGGGCAAGCTGCTCTCAGGGAGGGATCTGCTTTTAAGGGATCAGAAGTAGAACTGGTGAAAAGTAAGGGGAAAGATTTAAGGAAATTCATTGGGAACATAATTTCACAAATCTGCCAGCTGCTTGCTGGGGGAATATTTTTTGTTCGTAGTGGTAATTTATGATTCCATGCAGCGatctattattttttctgagcaTTTGGCAGtcttttctgaagtgcttgAAACACTTTGATATCCACAGATGCTAAACTctatttaaatatgcaaattcCATCAGTATTCTCGCTAAATAAAACTACCTTAGGCAAATATAATAgcaatttttattcaaatattctCCTTTATAGGGTTACTCACATCTGCAGACATAAATCCAGTATTACTAATTAGGTAGAATCTGTCACTAATTTGTATCTGATCAAactaaagcatttatttttctcagctaaGACAATTGCTATTTGGAAAAGTATGTTTTCTACAATAGATTACAGTCTATCTCCCtgataaaagcatttaatatatttataagtGTCTGCATGCTATCTTACCTTGTTTTGGAGATCTTGAATTGTTTTAAAGTATGAGCTGTAGTCATGCCTGATTTCTATGGTGTTCTTCTCGTACCACTCTTTGATCTGCTTTTCAATCAGGGAGTTTGACTTTTCCAGGGAACGCACCCTTTCAAGGTACGAAGCCAAACGGTCGTTTAAGTTTTGCATAGTTGATTTTTCATTGCCAGCAAGCAGCACATCATTACCAGTAATACTAAGTTGGAAGTTCCCACTGAAGCCTTGTCCGTAGCTGGTGCTGGTGGATATGCGCGTGCCACTGCCGCCAGCTCCCCCGTAGACGCTGGGTGCCTGAAGCTTTTGCATGACCATTTTCCTGGATGTTACACCACTGGCGCTGGAAGCCGTGGGCTGGATGCGGGTGCCTGTGCTCCACTGGATGCTTCGGGTAGAGAATgccatttctgttctttgccttCTCCAATGAACTGCCTGAATCTACACAGATAGAGGGCAGCTGAAGTGAAGACCAAGGTGTGCTCTCTAAACCTTTATACTGTGTCTCAAAGAGGAAGGACAATGGTGATAAACCCCACCTCTGTTGACACACACTGTAGCTGCTATCAGCACAGACAGCACGCAGCACATTGCCCCCACGCTCCATGTAATGTAAAAAGGGTTCTCATCTGTTCATCTGTGTTTGAGGAAAACTCCCTGGGTAGGTtggcttgctttgtttttcttttgaataaaagATAAACCACAAATAAACCATTGAATCATGTATAACAGTGCACCTGCAGCCATGCTCTGTATAGTCCTTTTGAACAAACAGGGAGATTTGTACCCCCATGAGCAGCGTGTGAAATTAAAAGGGGAGCTGACTACATGTGACAAgagaacttaaaatatttatgtttgcaATTGAATGTATCTTTCTGTTGAGCAGGCAAAAGTTTGGGCCTCAGGACAGTCTAGGACAGCGTATAAATTATTAGAAAGGAGGCACCTATAACTCCcatgttaatttattttatggtaAGTGCAAAACCATATTCATACTGTAACTGCAAAGTAAATGTTGTTGTAGTTAGCTTGCATTGAATATGCATTCATTTAGTACTTGCAAACCGCTACGTGTTGGACTCTCGCCTTCAGTGCAGTTGAAATTAAGCAGAAAGAGCACTGCTTGGTTCCTAAATAAAGTAGTGGGAGCAAGAATATTGAAAATCTTCATGGCCCGCTTTATTTTACATATGAGATGCTGAGGTCCTTAGAGTGGCAGGAGGCAATCGAGCTTCCAGTGTAACTGGTGTGCAGCCCACCTATGTGGTTGAAGTTCCAGGAAAACCAGCGACCCTCCTGCCTCACCAGTACTCCAAAGAGACTGCCAGCTggtgagctctgctgctggacaTTCTGTCACAAACCTGCGTCTTGTGTTCATTAGCAGGAAAGCAGGTGTGTTTGTTCAGTGCTTGTGGAAACCCAACAATCCTTCTTCTGCTCATACTGAAGTTCCTAAACGGATGGTGGTACGTGCATTGATACAGAAAATGCGGGGATGCAGTGGAAAGCAAGGGAAGGCAGTGATGGCTGAGAGGGTTTTAGTGCAGCAGGGAAGCGATAGCAGGGGTGCGTTGGGACAGCACGTAGGTGTAGTTCCTTGGGGCACTGCACTGGCAGCACTTTATTATTGATGTACAGGTAGAACAATTAACACATATTGCTTGTAGTAGTGAAAACAGCTGCTGTAGATACTGATCTTCAACCTTGGGGCAAGGAAATTGGTGAGACACTATGCTTTGGAGGCATTAGAGTATATATTGGAGGCTTCTTCAGGGTTCTGAGAACACCTAACCTGGGATATAAGGGAACTAGTACTGCAAAACTTAAGTTACTTTGCTACAGATTAGTCTTACTATTGGATCAAGGGAAGGAGTTCAGCTGTCATACTCAGctgttctgaaaatacagaacttCCAAACCAAAGCGATCAGCATTCAGAGCAGAACTTTTTTTGCAGGAGGATGCTGAGAGATGTTTGTGGACCTTCAACTTCTTTAGGTGTGACTgataatgaaaaacatttatgaCATCTGAAACCAAAGTACACTAGCTGTATCATTGGGGCTGTTACTGTGGAACTCAAGGTCAGTTCATTTAAACTACCCAGACTGAGTAAGAGTTGATTATGTTAATAGGGCGGAGCTTATGCCTTTAAAGCTATAAGGACAAAGCAAGGAATCCTGCTACAGCTAGATTTCTTGGCTGCATATTTCACTGCCTCAATCTCTGACAGTGTTTTATGATACTCTTAATGTTTAAGAGTAAACATTCTGCTTTGCCTTCTGAGTATATATTAAAATCATGTTACCTTGATAGTATTTTTTCTAATCATCACTTGAATGTGCCATTTTTTTGTATATTGAGCGAATGTCAAGGTTATGTGTTAACTTTTGTGTTCACCTACAAATGCAACAAGATGCCAATCAAGGTCCAGATTGGCTTTTGTGGTCA
Proteins encoded:
- the KRT20 gene encoding keratin, type I cytoskeletal 20 — protein: MAFSTRSIQWSTGTRIQPTASSASGVTSRKMVMQKLQAPSVYGGAGGSGTRISTSTSYGQGFSGNFQLSITGNDVLLAGNEKSTMQNLNDRLASYLERVRSLEKSNSLIEKQIKEWYEKNTIEIRHDYSSYFKTIQDLQNKITAAQLENARFVLQIDNAKLAADDFRLKYENEHLLKQSVESDIVGLIRVRDDLTLTKADLESQIESVNEELAFLKKNHEEDIGRLRKEVSGSVNVEVDAAPSIDLATIMENMRRQYEEMAEKYRQEAREEFEKQTEQLNQEVAIHTEELQVQKKEVTERRHFYQSLEMELQTYFNTRQSLEATLAETEARYSYQLAQIQESVANLEAQLAQLRADMEGQNSKYSILLDIKTRLEMEIATYRRLLEGEDSGHFEVETATTELEKESSKVMKIKTIVEEVVDGKVVSSQVKTVEEKM